The Seriola aureovittata isolate HTS-2021-v1 ecotype China chromosome 2, ASM2101889v1, whole genome shotgun sequence genome has a segment encoding these proteins:
- the ppp4r2b gene encoding serine/threonine-protein phosphatase 4 regulatory subunit 2-B, producing the protein MEIDSLQEALRDFDKKAKKEASPLLEQFLCHIAKTGETMVQWSQFKSYFLFKLEKVMDDFRASAPEQRGPANPNVESIPFEDMKERILKIVKGYNGIPFTIQRLCELLTEPKRNYTGTDKFLRGVEKNVMVVSCVHPTSEKNGCSAINRMNGVMLPGNTSAFTERKVNGPGTPRPLNRPKVSLANSLAANGLPDSTDNKDLNTEQEGDKDSSEVSASGGSLGSSLKNKHPDAEEDMEAEQQEVKRLKFSKDEDEEEDEEDEEEEQDVDTLRPLHATCLSKEAEAMVQEDEEEEKVAYCKDNEASSSAAATEDQEPTSSTQAEMCAGSGQEAEQAEREVPCGSQEEGSDMDQTEQQAPAGVLESPETSRDSEESNSDPVSSSSSSSSSSSSGSSCSIEDGAEAAREDIALAPSSSTTEPPTEGAMESAILNTGTTEEPMEQD; encoded by the exons ATGGAAATTGACTCGCTTCAAGAGGCGCTCAGAG ATTTTGATAAGAAAGCAAAGAAGGAGGCATCTCCTCTTCTGGAACAGTTTCTATGTCATATTGCCAAGACAGGCGAGACCAT GGTTCAGTGGTCTCAGTTTAAGagctacttcctgtttaaatTGGAGAAGGTGATGGATGACTTCAGAGCCTCGGCACCTGAGCAAAGAGGTCCTGCAAATCCCAACGTGGAGTCGATTCCATTTGAAGATATGAAGGAGAGAATTCTGAAGATTGTGAAGGGATACAATGG AATCCCATTTACGATCCAGCGCTTGTGCGAGCTGCTCACAGAACCCAAGAGGAACTACACAGGAACAGATAAATTTCTTCGGGGGGTGGAGAAG AATGTAATGGTGGTAAGCTGTGTACATCCAACCTCAGA GAAAAATGGATGCAGTGCCATCAATAGAATGAATGGAGTTATGCTTCCTGGGAACACATCTGCTTTTACAGAGAG GAAAGTGAACGGTCCGGGAACTCCCCGGCCGCTGAATCGACCGAAGGTGTCTTTGGCCAACTCACTAGCAGCTAATGGTCTGCCAGACAGCACGGACAACAAAGACCTCAACACAGAGCAGGAAGGCGACAAAGACTCCAG TGAGGTTTCGGCGTCGGGAGGCTCCCTGGGGAGCTCATTGAAGAACAAACACCCAGACGCAGAAGAGGATATGGAAGCCGAacagcaggaggtgaagagaCTTAAGTTCAGcaaggatgaggatgaagaagaagatgaagaggatgaagaggaagagcaggacgTGGACACACTGAGGCCTTTGCATGCCACCTGCCTCTCAAAAGAGGCAGAGGCCATGGTccaagaggatgaggaagaagagaaggtCGCATACTGCAAGGATAATGAAGCTTCCAGCAGTGCTGCTGCAACTGAAGACCaag aacCAACAAGCAGCACACAGGCTGAAATGTGTGCGGGCTCAGGTCAGGAGGCGGAGCAGGCTGAGAGGGAGGTGCCGTGCGGCTCCCAGGAGGAGGGCAGCGACATGgatcagacagagcagcaggcaCCTGCAGGCGTCCTGGAGAGCCCCGAGACCAGCAGGGACAGTGAGGAGAGCAACAGTGAcccagtcagcagcagcagcagcagcagcagcagtagcagcagtggtAGCAGCTGTAGCATAGAGGATGGCGCAGAAGCAGCCAGAGAAGACATAGCTCTTGCTCCCTCCAGCAGTACGACTGAACCTCCTACAGAGGGCGCCATGGAAAGTGCCATCTTGAACACTGGGACCACTGAGGAGCCTATGGAGCAGGACTAG